The Dyadobacter subterraneus genome window below encodes:
- a CDS encoding OmpH family outer membrane protein, giving the protein MKQKLIVLLVAMAMLSTPLLAQTTPAGGLTKIGYTNVDYVISKLPESKLMQNQIEVTKAQLDKALGETYKEAQEKYEAYQKNGAQMTDVIRADKEKELQNLQTRITEMQTNAQQSLQAKQQQLLEPILTKVNNAIQEVGKESGFLYILNMDAGQGTTPIILFAASEENNATNLILRKLGVDPDKIEAAAPAAAKPGTAATPAATKPATTAPAATPKKK; this is encoded by the coding sequence ATGAAACAAAAATTGATAGTGCTTTTGGTCGCGATGGCCATGCTTAGTACCCCTCTCTTGGCACAAACAACTCCTGCTGGCGGTCTTACAAAAATTGGATATACCAATGTAGATTACGTCATCAGCAAATTGCCTGAGAGTAAGCTAATGCAAAACCAAATTGAAGTTACCAAAGCGCAGCTTGACAAGGCGTTGGGAGAAACTTATAAAGAGGCTCAGGAAAAGTATGAAGCTTATCAGAAAAACGGTGCTCAGATGACTGACGTAATCCGTGCTGATAAGGAAAAAGAATTGCAGAATCTGCAAACTCGTATCACTGAAATGCAAACTAATGCACAACAGTCTTTACAGGCGAAACAACAACAATTGCTTGAACCAATCCTTACAAAGGTGAACAACGCAATTCAGGAAGTTGGTAAAGAAAGCGGTTTCCTTTACATCCTTAATATGGATGCAGGACAAGGAACAACGCCTATTATTTTGTTCGCAGCTTCTGAAGAAAACAATGCAACAAATCTTATCTTAAGAAAATTGGGTGTAGATCCTGATAAAATTGAAGCAGCAGCACCAGCTGCTGCTAAGCCTGGAACAGCTGCAACA
- a CDS encoding OmpH family outer membrane protein, translating to MKKIIILLVLSFISIGKGMAQKFGYADMEFITSKMPEYQLAQTEMKKFSEKWAKEISDKFADVGRMQRAYMAEEVLLTDDLKRKRQTEIKEKEQEAREYNSKIFGMEGLLFQKKKELMKPAMEKVQRAVSKVCIQKRLDFMFDKSSDVGIIYSNPKHDYSDYIMEELGIDGQSSKVTAKEETAKEKSTVAPKESSPKQKSTNSKLK from the coding sequence ATGAAGAAGATTATTATTTTGCTAGTTTTGTCCTTTATTTCAATCGGAAAAGGAATGGCCCAGAAATTTGGCTATGCCGATATGGAATTCATAACCAGTAAAATGCCCGAATATCAATTGGCACAAACGGAAATGAAAAAATTTTCCGAAAAATGGGCGAAGGAAATCTCGGATAAATTTGCTGATGTGGGAAGGATGCAGCGAGCTTACATGGCTGAGGAAGTTTTATTAACGGATGATCTTAAAAGAAAGAGACAAACGGAAATAAAAGAGAAAGAGCAGGAAGCCCGGGAATACAATAGTAAAATATTTGGCATGGAGGGTTTGCTTTTCCAAAAGAAAAAAGAACTTATGAAGCCGGCAATGGAAAAAGTGCAAAGAGCAGTTTCCAAAGTATGTATCCAGAAAAGACTTGATTTTATGTTTGATAAGTCAAGTGATGTAGGGATAATTTATTCAAATCCGAAACATGATTATTCGGATTATATTATGGAAGAGCTGGGTATAGATGGCCAGTCTTCAAAAGTGACAGCAAAAGAGGAGACAGCAAAAGAAAAATCGACGGTAGCGCCAAAGGAGAGCTCCCCTAAACAAAAAAGTACAAACAGTAAACTTAAATAG